From a region of the Daphnia pulicaria isolate SC F1-1A chromosome 1, SC_F0-13Bv2, whole genome shotgun sequence genome:
- the LOC124335928 gene encoding bestrophin-3-like isoform X3, with protein sequence MFDDISPSNSGRASGFGESFKILFRWKNSVYRLLWEPFLIYVVSYITLSLIYDYVLSDSARIDFEAIAAYCSKYTSSLPIVLLLGFFTSTSMQRWFSVFNTLPGTAKVIAIFVLALKENAAEGAQIIQQYSRWILLSWTFTFRLICQPLKKLYPDLQSLQNAGLLLEHERLQLEQVQSHHASESDHYLSLAVLDWNLSILKRCNRQGLFMIPADCNRQVDALMAFKKSCCNTLKFSSKNIPVALIQVVTITVYSIGLASLMARNLADKNHATSFITGYFPMLNTFQYFLYLSWLRFGAMASNPFGEDDDDIDITKLLQSHIEDAERLQALYISSPADELVTKSIENPSKKWPSRLTEPTTELV encoded by the exons atgtttgacgACATATCTCCCAGTAATTCGGGAAGAGCTAGTGGCTTTGGCGAGAGCTTCAAAATATTGTTTAG atGGAAAAACAGCGTTTATCGTCTACTTTGGGagccatttttgatctacgtgGTTTCCTACATCACTCTGTCACTTATCTACGATTATGTGCTGAGCGATAGTGCAAGAAT TGATTTTGAAGCTATAGCAGCCTACTGTTCAAAATACACTTCTTCACTTCCCATCGTGTTGTTGCTGGGATTCTTCACGTCGACTTCTATGCAG AGatggttttctgtttttaataCCTTGCCAGGAACGGCAAAAGTTATTGCCATATTCGTTCTTGCGCTTAAGGAGAACGCTGCAGAG GGAGCTCAGATAATTCAACAGTATTCTAGATGGATTTTACTGAGTTGGACATTTACTTTCCGTTTGATTTGTCAGCCCCTGAAAAAACTTTATCCCGATTTGCAATCATTGCAGAATGCTG GTCTTTTACTTGAGCACGAACGGCTGCAGTTGGAGCAAGTGCAGTCGCATCACGCTAGCGAGAGCGACCATTACCTTTCGCTAGCCGTGCTGGACTGGAACCTCTCGATTCTGAAGCGATGCAACCGGCAGGGACTTTTCATGATTCCGGCCGACTGTAATCGTCAAGTGGACGCGTTGATGGCCttcaaaaaaagttgttgcaaCACTCTCAAATTCTCTTCGAAGAATATCCCCGTGGCCCTCATTCAG GTGGTGACAATTACCGTCTACTCGATCGGTCTTGCGTCGCTGATGGCCAGAAATTTAGCCGACAAGAATCACGCCACCTCTTTTATCACGGGCTACTTTCCAATGCTCAACACCTTTCAG TATTTTCTTTACCTTTCCTGGCTAAGATTTGGAGCGATGGCCTCCAATCCTTTTggagaggacgacgacgatatTGACATAACGAAACTACTCCAGTCTCACATAGAG GATGCCGAGAGATTGCAAGCGCTGTACATTTCTAGTCCGGCAGATGAGCTTGTGACGAAATCGATTGAAAATCCATCAAAGAAATGGCCG AGCAGGTTGACGGAGCCGACGACGGAATTGGTTTGA
- the LOC124335928 gene encoding bestrophin-3-like isoform X1, with product MFDDISPSNSGRASGFGESFKILFRWKNSVYRLLWEPFLIYVVSYITLSLIYDYVLSDSARIDFEAIAAYCSKYTSSLPIVLLLGFFTSTSMQRWFSVFNTLPGTAKVIAIFVLALKENAAEGAQIIQQYSRWILLSWTFTFRLICQPLKKLYPDLQSLQNAGLLLEHERLQLEQVQSHHASESDHYLSLAVLDWNLSILKRCNRQGLFMIPADCNRQVDALMAFKKSCCNTLKFSSKNIPVALIQVVTITVYSIGLASLMARNLADKNHATSFITGYFPMLNTFQYFLYLSWLRFGAMASNPFGEDDDDIDITKLLQSHIEDAERLQALYISSPADELVTKSIENPSKKWPRNFCVYTDEGAEQVDGADDGIGLTEV from the exons atgtttgacgACATATCTCCCAGTAATTCGGGAAGAGCTAGTGGCTTTGGCGAGAGCTTCAAAATATTGTTTAG atGGAAAAACAGCGTTTATCGTCTACTTTGGGagccatttttgatctacgtgGTTTCCTACATCACTCTGTCACTTATCTACGATTATGTGCTGAGCGATAGTGCAAGAAT TGATTTTGAAGCTATAGCAGCCTACTGTTCAAAATACACTTCTTCACTTCCCATCGTGTTGTTGCTGGGATTCTTCACGTCGACTTCTATGCAG AGatggttttctgtttttaataCCTTGCCAGGAACGGCAAAAGTTATTGCCATATTCGTTCTTGCGCTTAAGGAGAACGCTGCAGAG GGAGCTCAGATAATTCAACAGTATTCTAGATGGATTTTACTGAGTTGGACATTTACTTTCCGTTTGATTTGTCAGCCCCTGAAAAAACTTTATCCCGATTTGCAATCATTGCAGAATGCTG GTCTTTTACTTGAGCACGAACGGCTGCAGTTGGAGCAAGTGCAGTCGCATCACGCTAGCGAGAGCGACCATTACCTTTCGCTAGCCGTGCTGGACTGGAACCTCTCGATTCTGAAGCGATGCAACCGGCAGGGACTTTTCATGATTCCGGCCGACTGTAATCGTCAAGTGGACGCGTTGATGGCCttcaaaaaaagttgttgcaaCACTCTCAAATTCTCTTCGAAGAATATCCCCGTGGCCCTCATTCAG GTGGTGACAATTACCGTCTACTCGATCGGTCTTGCGTCGCTGATGGCCAGAAATTTAGCCGACAAGAATCACGCCACCTCTTTTATCACGGGCTACTTTCCAATGCTCAACACCTTTCAG TATTTTCTTTACCTTTCCTGGCTAAGATTTGGAGCGATGGCCTCCAATCCTTTTggagaggacgacgacgatatTGACATAACGAAACTACTCCAGTCTCACATAGAG GATGCCGAGAGATTGCAAGCGCTGTACATTTCTAGTCCGGCAGATGAGCTTGTGACGAAATCGATTGAAAATCCATCAAAGAAATGGCCG CGAAATTTCTGTGTGTATACTGACGAAGGTGCAGAGCAGGTTGACGGAGCCGACGACGGAATTGGTTTGACGGAAGTATAA
- the LOC124335928 gene encoding bestrophin-3-like isoform X2 has product MFDDISPSNSGRASGFGESFKILFRWKNSVYRLLWEPFLIYVVSYITLSLIYDYVLSDSARIDFEAIAAYCSKYTSSLPIVLLLGFFTSTSMQRWFSVFNTLPGTAKVIAIFVLALKENAAEGAQIIQQYSRWILLSWTFTFRLICQPLKKLYPDLQSLQNAGLLLEHERLQLEQVQSHHASESDHYLSLAVLDWNLSILKRCNRQGLFMIPADCNRQVDALMAFKKSCCNTLKFSSKNIPVALIQVVTITVYSIGLASLMARNLADKNHATSFITGYFPMLNTFQYFLYLSWLRFGAMASNPFGEDDDDIDITKLLQSHIEDAERLQALYISSPADELVTKSIENPSKKWPVQSRLTEPTTELV; this is encoded by the exons atgtttgacgACATATCTCCCAGTAATTCGGGAAGAGCTAGTGGCTTTGGCGAGAGCTTCAAAATATTGTTTAG atGGAAAAACAGCGTTTATCGTCTACTTTGGGagccatttttgatctacgtgGTTTCCTACATCACTCTGTCACTTATCTACGATTATGTGCTGAGCGATAGTGCAAGAAT TGATTTTGAAGCTATAGCAGCCTACTGTTCAAAATACACTTCTTCACTTCCCATCGTGTTGTTGCTGGGATTCTTCACGTCGACTTCTATGCAG AGatggttttctgtttttaataCCTTGCCAGGAACGGCAAAAGTTATTGCCATATTCGTTCTTGCGCTTAAGGAGAACGCTGCAGAG GGAGCTCAGATAATTCAACAGTATTCTAGATGGATTTTACTGAGTTGGACATTTACTTTCCGTTTGATTTGTCAGCCCCTGAAAAAACTTTATCCCGATTTGCAATCATTGCAGAATGCTG GTCTTTTACTTGAGCACGAACGGCTGCAGTTGGAGCAAGTGCAGTCGCATCACGCTAGCGAGAGCGACCATTACCTTTCGCTAGCCGTGCTGGACTGGAACCTCTCGATTCTGAAGCGATGCAACCGGCAGGGACTTTTCATGATTCCGGCCGACTGTAATCGTCAAGTGGACGCGTTGATGGCCttcaaaaaaagttgttgcaaCACTCTCAAATTCTCTTCGAAGAATATCCCCGTGGCCCTCATTCAG GTGGTGACAATTACCGTCTACTCGATCGGTCTTGCGTCGCTGATGGCCAGAAATTTAGCCGACAAGAATCACGCCACCTCTTTTATCACGGGCTACTTTCCAATGCTCAACACCTTTCAG TATTTTCTTTACCTTTCCTGGCTAAGATTTGGAGCGATGGCCTCCAATCCTTTTggagaggacgacgacgatatTGACATAACGAAACTACTCCAGTCTCACATAGAG GATGCCGAGAGATTGCAAGCGCTGTACATTTCTAGTCCGGCAGATGAGCTTGTGACGAAATCGATTGAAAATCCATCAAAGAAATGGCCG GTGCAGAGCAGGTTGACGGAGCCGACGACGGAATTGGTTTGA